From the genome of Rhinoderma darwinii isolate aRhiDar2 chromosome 1, aRhiDar2.hap1, whole genome shotgun sequence:
tgctgcagaatcaactgtagcctctggtgccgatgtggccgtcacgatgcaggacctgtgagtgacgtcacagcgtgatctggcagaagctgggcgttctgaagagaagtggatgatacttctcatcagaacgcccagctagtaaaagtagtaaacacgccccgatgtacgcacataatacacgcccacttggacttttactttaaacacgcccacttggacttttgcaagcctcatttgcataactacaaaaatggtcataacttggccaaaaatgctcgtttttttaaaataaaaacgttactgtaatctacattgcagcgcctatctgctgcaatagcatataggggttgcaaaatctggtgacagagcctctttaaataacactAAATTGTAAGAGTTCAGGCTTTTACTGACGCggggataccagttatgttaactttttgggaaattttaaaaattaaaaaaacctttaactgtatttcatttctattttctttaagtcccgctaggggacttaaaccaacgATCACTTGCACCATatataacgtattgcagtatttgACATGTgcaggcagagcttaataggtgtacaaagatgaagACCTGAGGGCCGTCATTAGGCCCGAAGGCAGCCATGACGACCATCGGCACCACACGATTGCGTCGCACGGTGGCTGACGGCATGtcagagggggctgccccctaatttgcgattgaccgtggcatttaaggggttaaatgggcgtaATCAGTGATGTTTGACTCAGaccgttgcagtgaagtgtcggccaTATTACACAGCCGACACTCGCTAAGTATGGTTCACGCTCAGCCCGCTTTATACTTTCCCTTAACGGCTGCCatatacatgtatgtggcatgtcgttaaggtgttaaagaGCATGCTACTGTTCTGGGTTACAACCAACAGGCTTAttaaattaatttatttaaaaagtgTCCggcttttactttttaaagaagGTGTAAGCAAGTTAAGACTATACAAATAAAAGTAGCTGTTTGGCCACCTTgccccactccccccccccccacataaacATGCTTGCTCAGATCGGACAGACGTGCATGCTTACGGCCTTAAACTGGTCATAAACATGCAATGGCTGTCAAAATATCTTTATCGGAATGTTGAAACTGAATAAGGCAGTAATTGAAACTTACTTCTTGAACTACTTCTGTTAACACTTCCACATGCTCCGGTGAGACAGAGGGCTCTGGTGAGGTGGGTACATTGATAATTGGTATGGTTTGTGCTTGGACTTGAACAGTCTGTGGTTGGGGTTGTAGCGGAGGGGGTATGATCTTGATCTGCAATGGAGGAGGCTGATGCACACTGAGCCGCACTTTCTGCATAGACTGCAAAGGTGGTGGTGACTGTAGGATAGTGATGGATGGCTGCTGTGCGGGGGCCATCTGCTGCAGACGTGGGGGCTGCTGCATCTGCTGTAACGGTGGCGGCTGTAAGCGTGGGGGGAGCTGCATTGCTGCCTGAAGTACAGAACGTGTAATTCGCGCTTGTGGGCTGGGCTGTAACTGATGAAGAGGAAGGCCTCTGGACGTTACCATAGTGGCTGGGATGACGGTCACCATGCCTTGAGACATGGAAATAGATGTTGGAATCTGTCCTGCCTGCAGCATTTGctttgaaataattattttagCAATGCTTGGCTGAGGAGGGGCAGCTGATTGGAGTGGTGGTGCAGGGGCAGGGGGTGGAGTTGGAGCTTGGGTACTAGTAGGCGTAGTTGGTGAAGAAACACACTGCGGAACACTAGAAGCGGTCACAACAGAGGGGGATGCTACTGGGGATTCTGAAAGTACAGCTGGCGCAGCAGGAGGGTCCAAATCCAATGTCTCAACAACCTAAATCAATGAAATAGAAAAGCATTAATGAACTCCCATAGAAACCAACAAATCACAGAAAATAAACTGACCAGGCTGTTTCTAGTGGAAAATCCACAAGGTTTCCTTAATGAGGTGTAATAGGTATTATTTTCCCCACAATGCTTCCAAAATCCCATTATTAACAAACTTTTTAAAGAGCTCTTAAAGAATGCCTATAGGAAAGAATGGATTAGTCAACTTAAACAACATTTCATCTGCTTTgacatttattttatacattttagaTAGACAGATGAAATCACTCCAATATTACCTGTGACATCTGGTTTTCCTTGTACAAAGCTAAAGCCTTCAGATATTCTTTTTTTGCAGCTTCTGTTTTCCTTTTGTAAACCTGAGAAGAAATAGGTCCTGAGAAAGTCTCTTCTGATCAAGTTCTAAAGGCCATATCGGCAATAAAGTGGCAGAGCAACGTTGCCAGGTGTGGTGTAAAACAGATTCTAGTGTTATTGGGCATAGACATAATACAATAACTTCATAGGCTGTCGCAGCGATATTGTATCCACAATGTTACCTGCTTCTGCTCTTCTCCAAGGCTGTCCCACATAGAAGCCACAATTTTGGATACCTCACCAAAAGTGGCATTGGGGTTTTGTCCCTTGATGGCGGCTTGAGTGTCACGGAAGAATAAAGCATATGCAGACAGTGGTTTTTGAGGCTCATTGGGATctttcttcttccttttttttggaGTTTTCTGCTTCTTTGCTTGCTCAACAACAATGTTCTTAGGAGCAGTTATCTGTAAGTGAAATTGCAGACACAGCAATGTGAAAAAAACGGAATCTGCAGATCGCTAAATAGGAATGCGTCAAGGCAGTATGAAACTACCAAAATAGATATAGCCTAAATTATGACTTTTGTTCAGTACTATTTGTATTTCAAATATTGATTGTTCATCAACACTGAAAATGAATGACAAATGTGGTCGTAATAACATTGTGTAAACTTAATGATGTCAAACCAAGCAAACAATATGCAACCTAAACATTTGAGGAATAGGATAAAAAGCAAACTCACCCTTCTAAAGTCTTCCATGTCCTCATCATGCAGAGAACTTGTTGGAGAGGGGGTAGGAGAAAAATTATCCTCAGGGGACTGAACTGGAGGTAGAATGGTACCACCGCCAAGACTCAAGCCAAGCTGGGAGCTTAGCTCGGACTGGTCAATAGTAGTGAGCTGACTATGAGCCAGAAGACCAGGTGACATGTCTGTCATTGAAACGTCTATGGTGACTGGGGGATTGGCACTGTAGGCGGTAACAATAGGGTGATCCAAATCCTGTATGAACAATAATAGTTACCAGTTAGCAGTGCAATATTATAcagacctaaaaaataaataaaaaatagcacTATTTATTTTTACCATGCTTTGTaaacaggaaaaaaagaaaacctcTTTAGGCCATGTGCACAAGGCTTACGGTCAGGCGTATTTCAGAGAATAAAACGATCATATTACGCTCTGAAATACAGTTGAAAAACACTTGCAAACAGCTTCCCTTTGATGTAAATGGTAAATACACAGTAGCTCAAACGAGGAGTATTTTACACTGTAAAACTAAAAAAAgcctcataaaaaaaacaaaaaaaaaaacacgtcactTCTTGAAGCATTTTACAAGCGGATTTTTCACATTTCCCATTGTCACTTCAAAAAAAGCCTgaacatacgctgtgtgaacatacccttaccatggtTAATCCAGATCCAAGCAATCCTCCTGTTTGCTCCATAACCTCATGAGTCATCTCCACTGGCATATCCAGAGTCTGTACTCCATATTGTGCTGAAAAACCTGCATCTTGGACTTCTGCAGGATCCCCAAGGTCATCAAAGTGTCCAACCACATCAGAGACTGCCAAAGTTGGGTCAGAATCTAGAGAAATAGGTGGAATCTCAAACTCCTCATCCCCTAGGTTCGGCGTATGAAatgtctgtatatagatataaaaaacATGTTTTAAAGTCACTCAATATACACAAActaattggagagaaacagagagcgagagaaaaagagaaagagaaaaagagagagaaaaagagaaagagaaagagaaaaagagaaagaaaggaaagaaaggaaagaaaggaaagaaaggaaagaaaggaaagaaaggaaagaaaggaaagaaaggaaagaaaggaaagaaaggaaagaaaggaaagaaaggaaagaaaggaaagaaaggaaagaaaggaaagaaaggaaagaaaggaaagaaaggaaagaaaggaaagaaaggaaagaaaggaaagaaaggaaagaaaggaaagaaaggaaagaaaggaaagaaaggaaagaaaggaaagaaaggaaagaaaggaaagaaaggaaagaaaggaaagaaaggaaagaaaggaaagaaggaaagaaaggaaagaaaggaaagaaaggaaagaaaggaaagaaaggaaagaaaggaaagaaaggaaagaaagaaggaaagaaagaaagaaagaaagaaagaaagaaagaaagaaagaagaaagaaaaagaaagaaagaaaaagaaagaaagaaaaaaagagagagagagaaagaaagagaaagaaagagaaagaaagaaagaaaaagaaataaagagaagagagagagaggaaagaaaaagagaaagaaagaaagaaagaaagaaaaagaaagaaagagaaaagaaaGAGGCGAGAGAGGCGAgaggagaaaagagagaaagacTGACTAAAGGCCCCTTCACACGGGACTGTGTCTGTTAAGTAGCCCCGCTGAGTGGTATCTGAATTAGCGACTGCAGTTCACTACATGGTAGTCAATATAACGAACATATTGAGGCATTGATTTAAAAATTGCTAGGAAGCCCTTCTGCCATATTCctggcgtcctcaggggtattggGTCTAATGAGTCGCTAATTCAGACAGCACTCAGTGTGGCTACTTGACAAACACTGGAGTAGTTTTTAGTCAACTCAAACGTACTGACCACTCAGCATCAGATTGCATTGGactctaaggccgggtttacacgagcgtgtgcgttttgcgtgcgcaaaaggcacttagcagctccgtgtgtcagccctgtatgatgcgcgactATATTTTCATGAGGAGTATAAACTACTATTAACCTTTaagatacctggacagtgttaacTGAAagccagtggtcacatgatgtgggtcacatgacaGATACCAGCTTGACTCCATTCAGCGATCCTATGGATGCATCACTATCGACGAATATGTGGGCTATACCAATTATTTAGAATCTGCCCAATTCTTttgaaccccttggagacacggccaatttcagttttttccttcccgccttccaaaagccataactttagttTTGTCGACAtatctatatgagggcttgttttttgcagtacaagttgtagtttttcatggcaccacttATTGTACCtcataatgtactaggaagctgGAGaaagttatttgtggggtgaaatgggaaaaaacctGCGATTacgacattttttttggggggggggggggggtttacggcatccatcaggcagtaaaaactacatgttcaccttattctacaggttgatacgattacagcgatgccaaatgtattggttttgttttatgttttaccacttattagccaaagaaaataaaatgttttgtgtcgccatattctgagagccataactttttaattttccatcaatttagcgatgtgagggcttaaattttgcaaggcgagctgtagttttcaccgataccattttggggtacatgcaactttttgttcactttttattcctttattttggagagctaaggagaccaaaaaacaacaatttgcgtgttttagaatttatttttttttcggcgttcaccgAGGGGGTTAAACACTATATTGTCATAGTTCggaattttacggatgcggcgataccagttatgtcaaCTTAAGCTTTTTCTTTTGTTAGGTTtcaaaaaaacataatttaactatttttacttttttttttattagtccgcctaagagacttgaaccagcgatcgttccatcgtttgcatgatatactgcaatactaatgtattgcagtatgtcgtgATACAGACAGTCTCctctgaagccctgccagaggcagagctttaaaggagtacaaagatggcagccctgggggcctttattaggcccccggctgccataacaaccattgtaaacgGCCGATTGTGCCATACAGGGGGTGCGATGGAGTTTTGGAGGGggggcccccctgattctaacaatttaaatgctgcggtcaggatTGGAAtgaaaaggctagatgattataaACGGACAAATGGCATTATAAATAAATTGGTTATaaataatcaagcaatgaatgacgtgtgtaatttattgagaaaggttgaacttggacctgtgtcttttttcaacctatgttagagtatgtgcgcacacaaaataaaaaacgtctgaaaatacggagcggttttcaagggaaaacagctcctgatttgcagatgttttttaatcaaagtcgcgtttttcggtgtgttttttaacggccgaagaagtgacatgcacttctttttcacagccgttttgaaaaacagttaGAAAATGCCCCGCCTCAGACTTTTTGGCCTgaaaaacactacgtgtgaacataccctaaccgttatttttttttaaacagaggcagttataagaaaggtatgtgagcagaatttctaagggtctgttcacatctgcgttaagtTTTCTATTGTTCTGCTCAGTCATAGGGGCAGAACAACGAAAAGACCGGAAACGCCATATCCGttcactttaatgggttccgtttggTTTCTATATTTGTCGTTTTTCTGGACAAAATAGCGCCGCATGCAGTGTTATTTTGTCTAGCAAGAACATTGGGATCTGCGATGCAGACGTGAACACAGCCtagtacatgtatattagaagacCATACAATTTTATATTCTATAAATAAACCAAACAAATAAAAaccggacagcccctttaagtagCAGCAAAGAAATGTTCTCCCACCTGATAAGCAGTATTGTCGACACTAGTTTCTCTAGACAAAATATTGCAACTGATCGAAAGGAATATTGGCCCATCAGTTTCTCAGAACAGAAGTTGCGATTCATTTGTACATTTGCGTGTATTTAAGCAGAATTCCTATTCAGGTATAACAAAattacatttaaccccttgccaCCTCCGATCTGTAGATCTAAGTCCTAAAAGCCGATGTGCTGGGATTGCAAATCTATCATGTTAACTTTAATCACATATTGCGCCCTGCAATTAAATAGAATGGGCTGACAGTGTATCTGCCCGATCCTTCCAAGGTGACAGACAGGTGAATGATCAGCACTGCAAGAACAGAACTGCACGGAGGTCCATATTACTTCGTATTCTGCAGCACATATTGCACTATATTTAAACTAAAAGACCTCTGAAGCCATACTGCACATTTGTTATTAAAGGGCTTCTCTAGtccttttatattgatggcctatccttagataGTCTATCAATATCAAGTCGggagggggtccgactcccgccaatcaactgactgaaggggccgcggcgTTCGTCATTGCGGCCTCTCCAGTGTTTACTAGGCACAGCAGCGTACACATTCGTTGCGGCTGTgcctggcattgcagctcagtcctattcacttgaatgggacaagAAGGGCAATCTCAATGGTACGGCAATGTGCCTATAAACTGCGACAAACGCTGCAGCCTATCAATCAGCTGACCGGTGGGAGTCggccccccaccgatctgatattgatggcctatccctaaagataggccatcaatataaaattcccggagaacccctttaagcagaaTTTGCATTAACACTATTCCTTTATGCAAAAGGACATTCCTTAAAGTGTCCCTCCAATTCCTCGCCCGATCAGACACACTATTGCACGCTGGGTAGTACAGTTGCTGTGGCTACCATACGACACCCGGGGACAAAATTAGCTAGCGTCTCTCCAAGCCCCATGTCAACACGGGTGGGTGCTCGGAATTGGGGGAATACTTTATCCATCTGGTCAATCACCCACCCTGTCAGTACATCCATGGCAGCTTAGTCTGTGTGACAAACAGTCCTATCACAACAAGGATAGATTCAGCATCTTTCTTTCGCGCTAGGTCTACGTGACGCAGGCTCTCAGCATGCGCAGTATAGCGCACATCACATAGCTTGTCTTGCAGGCTTACCTTCTGACCGGCCTTCTCCAGCCTCCTGAGCAAGCAAATCCACATTTAGCGACAAGTTCGATTTTATTACCTAAACCATCAGATAAACCTACCGCTCTATAAATGTATAGATCAGCAGTGTAACAGTTTTCATGTAAGAGTAGCAGTTTTTATAAATCCTTGTTTTTCAACTTCATTAAAGGGAGTTTGTCGTTACATTTTGACCTTCCAAACCACTAATACCGCTATATAGGGAAggatggagttttttttttttatgatgcccAACTCAGCCCATCttaagccttaaaaaaaaaaaaaaaaaaaaaaaaaaaagtgcttttattcCTCTGGGcatcgtatgcaaatgagcagcgcAGAGTGCATATTAAGCAGTAACCACGTAGAATGAAGGACACTTCCCGGATTGCAGGACTCTtcagtgctcatttgcatacgacgCCTGCAGgaataaaagcactttttttatgGTTCACAAAGGGATGACTTGCGCAACATAGGTATGTTGGCAAAACGATCATCCTTCCCTACATAGCGACATTAGCCGATTGGGAGGCAAAAACGTGACGACAGATACCCTTTAAGTAGTGCTGTCTAACTCCAAGCAGGGCACGTTGCCATCAGGTTGAGAATATTTCATACagccatatatgtatatatttgaatGTGGAAACGTCAAACATAAATCTGCAGCTAATTCTGTAATGTAGTGGTTAACTCAATTGTATTACGACCTAGAAGTCCTAGAGCAAAATATCCATAGTTAGATCGCCTCTAATATGATGTTTGTTACACGTGGCAACTCATTTAGGGGCATAAAATTGAaagaaaattaaatgtttttaaaatgCTTTGTGCACTCACCTCTGTCCCAGTCAAGAAGGGGTGCCCAGATCCTGTGATGGTCAGGTAGCTGTCATTACCCCCGGGAAACTGCAAATTAGAAATTCACAATTATATTAGAAATACAGAAGGGATGGTAAACATTCGGTAGCTTGACAAGAAGTAGATAGCAGGGGATAGgactgcaggattagactacGGAGGACGTGTTTGGTGTATGTTATATGTCTGCGCACAAACAGTAGGATTTTTAttcaaaactatttgcaaagacTAGAGCTAAACCGAATACAGCTCCGATTGGGACAACGGTCACATTATCAGGGATGTTTTCCTTTTAACTGGGGTTGctggcaatgaaaaaaaaaaagcaaataaaatattttctgactTTTTGGGGGACTAGcttgaaatagttaaaaaaaaaattaactatgggaataataataaacaatgaataaataagtataaaaaaaaaataaccgacTCCCATCAAACATATCTAAAGCTGGAGCGGAAACAAATATAAAATTCAATTTTaggttttatgtgaaaaaaacatttttttttttggacatcaagaatgtatttttttattttaatgctaGGTTCCAACACCGCGTATCtgttgcggaattgctgttgcCGAATCTGCACCAAAGTTCCACATAAAAATACAGTACAATGTAAGTGAGGGGGATTTTAACAAACCCTTTTCACGTCAAAGTAAAACATTTGCAGCGGATTGTAGACATTCTATAGCTTTTCAAATCAGAAGTTCTATCTGTTcagtacaaagaaaaaaatatatatattcctaCAGTGCTAGCCAATagatagaaaagataaaaaataagaGTCCTCAGTAGTTGATACCTTCAAAGGGTTAACTGAAAATCATCTGTAAAAAACTGAACTGTTCTgtatcttagggcctgttcacatcaccgttcactttccgttccgggtttccgtcgggtgaaccccgcaacggaaagtgaaatcacagcttccgtttcagtcatcattgatatcaatggtgacggaaacatcgctaacggtttccgttcgtcaccactccggcaggtttccggttttccgactcatagggacgattgtcactaatagggctgtgctgggtgtaGTAAGACcccgcagcagtctgccactaacggcatcccggcaaTCAtgagaccagtcacatgatcacccggACCAATAGAGGATGTGGctctgccgctgcctctattcctatacacagcgttcattgagcgctgtgtacaagtgatcagagaggacagaagcagcgaaagctgcttctatcctctcctcagggtccccggcagtcagagacgcgacattcagctgcccgatcgcttggGTAGCAAACTAAAACttgcgccgtaaatagtctatggcgtggGTTTAAAGGACTCTGACtgctggatgtatatacacagccagcagtcgggaaccagttaaaccctcacggtgaacaccgttaaaaaaaaaataaaaaaaaattctattttttgatctcccaaaaaagtggaaataaaaaatgaccagaaagtcgcacgtaccaaaacatttatttaaaggggttaaccGAGATGTGACATTTTTCTATTAGGGGCcggaaatataataaataaaccaAGAaagaatacttacctatccttgctggCAGCAATCCAGCTCTGTTGCTCGGGCGGCACTCCCCGTGGTTGTTTACATACTCGTAGCCCGTGACCGCAGCAGTCAATCAGAGAGCTCAGTGGGGCTTACTGGTGACGAATCGGATTTCTGTAATAATGCAGAAGTACaacttggctgcagtggtcacaagcTACGTGCACGTAAACAAACACGGGAGTGCCGCCGGAGCGACAGTGGTGGATCAccggggcaaggataggtaagtattgcttttccaGTTTAGTTTGagcccctaataaaaaaaaaaaaaatcacattggataaccccttaaaaaaaacagaaaaaaaacattacagcTCGCCCTgaaataaacaagccctcacaaatctccattaatggaaaaataaagaaataaaaaaaagttatggctctcagaatatggccacaaaacaattatttttttccagaaaatagcTCTtaatttataaaagtagtaaaacataaaaataaataaataaatatatatatacacacattttctATTGCCGGAGTCGTACTGATCCGCAGAAAAGAGTTaccatgtcatttttacagcagGATGAATGCTGCAAAAACAAAACCTATGGCAGAGCTTACTTTTTATTTCCATCCtacccacaaaataatttttcgaCATATTTCAGTACAATATATGGCACATTACATGAGGCCATTAAAAACCCTCAAATAAAAAAGTGAATGCTGGGCGGAAAAAACTAACACAGAAGTACTTGAAACGGCtgcagcggaaaggggttaaaaggtaTCAACTACTGAGGACTCCATGTTCATC
Proteins encoded in this window:
- the TOX4 gene encoding TOX high mobility group box family member 4 isoform X2, with translation MDLHFFTSLDADSADGGAVFPGQHLFLSEEDPSSTLDSSALVPAQHMFGMYGQSKFPGGNDSYLTITGSGHPFLTGTETFHTPNLGDEEFEIPPISLDSDPTLAVSDVVGHFDDLGDPAEVQDAGFSAQYGVQTLDMPVEMTHEVMEQTGGLLGSGLTMDLDHPIVTAYSANPPVTIDVSMTDMSPGLLAHSQLTTIDQSELSSQLGLSLGGGTILPPVQSPEDNFSPTPSPTSSLHDEDMEDFRRITAPKNIVVEQAKKQKTPKKRKKKDPNEPQKPLSAYALFFRDTQAAIKGQNPNATFGEVSKIVASMWDSLGEEQKQVYKRKTEAAKKEYLKALALYKENQMSQVVETLDLDPPAAPAVLSESPVASPSVVTASSVPQCVSSPTTPTSTQAPTPPPAPAPPLQSAAPPQPSIAKIIISKQMLQAGQIPTSISMSQGMVTVIPATMVTSRGLPLHQLQPSPQARITRSVLQAAMQLPPRLQPPPLQQMQQPPRLQQMAPAQQPSITILQSPPPLQSMQKVRLSVHQPPPLQIKIIPPPLQPQPQTVQVQAQTIPIINVPTSPEPSVSPEHVEVLTEVVQEESPPSQMDVELVRGSPPDIPSPQPRCMRSGCENPPVDSKDWDNEYCSNECVVKHCRDTFTAWIATRNQGTLASVK
- the TOX4 gene encoding TOX high mobility group box family member 4 isoform X3, which gives rise to MEFPGGNDSYLTITGSGHPFLTGTETFHTPNLGDEEFEIPPISLDSDPTLAVSDVVGHFDDLGDPAEVQDAGFSAQYGVQTLDMPVEMTHEVMEQTGGLLGSGLTMVRDLDHPIVTAYSANPPVTIDVSMTDMSPGLLAHSQLTTIDQSELSSQLGLSLGGGTILPPVQSPEDNFSPTPSPTSSLHDEDMEDFRRITAPKNIVVEQAKKQKTPKKRKKKDPNEPQKPLSAYALFFRDTQAAIKGQNPNATFGEVSKIVASMWDSLGEEQKQVYKRKTEAAKKEYLKALALYKENQMSQVVETLDLDPPAAPAVLSESPVASPSVVTASSVPQCVSSPTTPTSTQAPTPPPAPAPPLQSAAPPQPSIAKIIISKQMLQAGQIPTSISMSQGMVTVIPATMVTSRGLPLHQLQPSPQARITRSVLQAAMQLPPRLQPPPLQQMQQPPRLQQMAPAQQPSITILQSPPPLQSMQKVRLSVHQPPPLQIKIIPPPLQPQPQTVQVQAQTIPIINVPTSPEPSVSPEHVEVLTEVVQEESPPSQMDVELVRGSPPDIPSPQPRCMRSGCENPPVDSKDWDNEYCSNECVVKHCRDTFTAWIATRNQGTLASVK
- the TOX4 gene encoding TOX high mobility group box family member 4 isoform X1, encoding MDLHFFTSLDADSADGGAVFPGQHLFLSEEDPSSTLDSSALVPAQHMFGMYGQSKFPGGNDSYLTITGSGHPFLTGTETFHTPNLGDEEFEIPPISLDSDPTLAVSDVVGHFDDLGDPAEVQDAGFSAQYGVQTLDMPVEMTHEVMEQTGGLLGSGLTMVRDLDHPIVTAYSANPPVTIDVSMTDMSPGLLAHSQLTTIDQSELSSQLGLSLGGGTILPPVQSPEDNFSPTPSPTSSLHDEDMEDFRRITAPKNIVVEQAKKQKTPKKRKKKDPNEPQKPLSAYALFFRDTQAAIKGQNPNATFGEVSKIVASMWDSLGEEQKQVYKRKTEAAKKEYLKALALYKENQMSQVVETLDLDPPAAPAVLSESPVASPSVVTASSVPQCVSSPTTPTSTQAPTPPPAPAPPLQSAAPPQPSIAKIIISKQMLQAGQIPTSISMSQGMVTVIPATMVTSRGLPLHQLQPSPQARITRSVLQAAMQLPPRLQPPPLQQMQQPPRLQQMAPAQQPSITILQSPPPLQSMQKVRLSVHQPPPLQIKIIPPPLQPQPQTVQVQAQTIPIINVPTSPEPSVSPEHVEVLTEVVQEESPPSQMDVELVRGSPPDIPSPQPRCMRSGCENPPVDSKDWDNEYCSNECVVKHCRDTFTAWIATRNQGTLASVK